The following is a genomic window from Photobacterium angustum.
ATGCTGCTTTGGTGCAGTCGTATCAACTCATCCTCAACGATGCTCATCACAAAAAACAAGGTAACGTATTCAGCCTTTGTCGTTGCGGGGAACACTACGCCAGCGACATTAAATAAATGGGTGGTTATTGGTTTTAAGCACAATAATAAGTAACAGAATACGTGACAACGTAATGCCGTCTTGACGGGGACGCACAGCATATATGGTGCCGTTATATGCTGTGATAAACAGGTATGGCGCAATGGGTGAACATCTATCACCAATTATTGATGCTACAACACTTTGCTTAGTTGTTAGGTCTGCTTGATGTCGATACCGACACACACAAACCAACTAAGAAATGAAAGGGAGTAACGCCCCGATCTGCAGCGGTACTGGCGAACCGTGCGACTATGCCCAGCCCTAACTAATCTGTCGCAGAACAATCGCACCTGATAACGCATTACATTGAATAACCAACAGTAAATAACGTATAAGATGGAACGGATCTTGATTGATGCTTACGCATAGGTATGGCATCACCCAGCCCCCGTCTAATGAATACTATTGTCTGTACGAAATATACGGTCGTTATTTTCGTACATTCTTAATCATCAAAACATTTCAACACATCATAAAAATGTTTACCCCTTATGCTACGCAGTTTTGCTCCGCGTTTTGTCCGAAAAATTCCGACGTTGCTCGGACAGCAAACTTGCGGCTTTTCCCCGAAAATTTTGCAGACAAACAACGCAGTTACAGCAGCGATTGATGCCACTCTAAGCCTTCGGTTCGTGATAAGTATTTGCGAATCGCACAGGCTAGGCTGAGTTTTTATTTCGGGGGAAACGATGCGATTTTTAAAACTGCGTACCGACAGCAAACGCCAGCGCAAAGACGGGACACGTTATGTCACCCCGTTGATTGTCGATGCGCCGCGCAAGTTTGCCCCTAGCCATCGTCGCCAAGAAACCTGTATTCGTCGCAAAGAATGCCAACTGATCACAGGTGCCCACGATTCAGGAAAAAGCCGGTGGCTGCAGCGACTGAAAGATAACCGCCACGAGATCTGGGGTAAGAAATCCCAACCTGTTCTGCTCGAAGGACTAATGCCGCTCTCGAGCTGGATAGAAATCAAAGGGATCGACAAATGGTACAGCGAGCGCGAAACCGAAGAAGAAAGGGCCACGCCCTGGCATAAACTCAACTTGCAGTTAAAAGCCGATTTACTGGCAGATTACCTACTTGATACCCAAGCCATGTTATTCATTGATGACGCCCACAAACTAACAGGCCGTAAAGCCCAAATCGCACGAAAATGCCTGATCTCCGCCAAACTGTGGGTAATGACCAGCAGTGAAGAAGGCCGCTTACCCGCATCCATTCGCCCAATTGTCGAGCGTCGCGATCCGCAACGTACCAACCTTGAAAGTGATGTGAGCTACGACACCACCAAAGCACTGATCTGGTTTTTGGTGGCGATGTGTGTGGTTGCTGGCGCATGGGAAGCGGGTGCCGTGATAGGAGGATTACAGATGTTAGGTAGCGGAAGGAGATCAACCCGTGCTGATTAGAGCCATTATCACACTCACTTTCTTGCTAACACTTACGTCCTTACAGGCAGAAGAAAGCACATGGCCAATCAACTTACCTTGGCAACAACCGAGCGAACAAGTGCCGAACGTAAAGCCGTTTGAACTCCCCACGTTAAAAGGCGAGAGCCCTAACTTTCACACTGCCATTCCTGCGATACAAGCGGCACCCAAGGTCGATCCCGATACCATTTACAGCGTGATTACCCGTTGTTACCCCGAAAAAACCAAATTCAAAATAGACATAAACCTTGTCGCTGGCATGCGCAGCAGTGTCGATCAATACGATTCCAGCGATTGGCCTGAGATCACCGATCACTACATTGGCATTGTGGGAGAAATGCCACTGTATTCCACAACCGAACAATCGCGCGAACGTGAATGGGAGCATAAGCGCCGAGTCGCGACCGCCAAACAGGTGGCTGATTTTGTTCAAGCCTTAGCGAACCGTAACTACGCTTACCGAGAAATGGGGTTATACCTGGCGATGGAAGCCCGTTCCCAAGCGCGAGTTAAACAAGGGTTAGCCAACATAACCGAGCAGATCGGCTTTTTAGAAAAAGTGGCTGCAGCGCAGCGCGATATTTTAAAACACGAAGCTCAAGTGATAGAAAACCGCCTTGCCTTGATCTCTATGTGTGACGACAACACCAGCGAACGGGTGAACCACTACCTAAAAAAAGTCGCTTACCTACCGCCAAGCCAAAGCAAGAAACAGGATAGCCAGCAATGAAATGGCTCAACCATACCTTAATTGCTGGCGCACTGTGCGCGGTGGTTTCACCCCCACATGTAGCAGCGTGTGTGGCAGGCGCAACCGCCCCTGATTGGATGGAATACGTAGCCAAAGCATTAGGTAAGCCGGTTAAACATCGAGGACCGACACACATCTTCACCCATTGGTTAATTGCCGCGATCGCATTTACCTTTGTGTGGGATTATCACGGCCTATTTATGGCGTTTGCATGGGGTGGTGTCAGCCACATATTAACCGATGCCATGACCGTGAGTGGGGTGCCGTTTTCCCCTTACAGCGATAGACGATTTCACTTATTTGGGGGGCGATTTCGTACCGGTGATCCGATTGAATACGCCATTTCAGCTGCCGTCATAATTGCTTGTATTGGGGTTAGCCATATCACAGGAAGCGGCAGTTTTAGCCCATTCTTTTTCGATTGGGGGGGCTATTACGATGAAGGATTAATTGATGCTGCCGAGTGGAAAGCTAACCGCTTTAAACTGATTTAAGTTACGTAACTTACTTAACTTATGCAATTTACATAACTTACGTAAAAAGGATTTAATACAATGAAAATTAAAGGATTTACCTTACTTGAAACAATCATCACCATTAGCGTGTTAAGCATATTGATCGCCATGGCAGCACCAAGCTTTAGCAGCCTTTTTGCCAGTAACGCGATGAAGCGAACCTCTATCGAGTTGCGTGGCCTGATCGTTGCGGCTAAATCAGAAGCGGTTATGCGCGGCACCGACGTATACCTTCACACCGTTGGATTAACCAGCACCAAAACCCTCACCGATAACTGGTGTTTAATTGCGACCACGGATGCCACCATTACCGATTGTGATCACAGCAATACCTTGTACAAAGTTGATGGTAGCCAACTACAAGGCATGAACATTCAACGCCACAGCAGCTACGCAACAATTCGTATTGATAAACAAGATGGTAAACCTGATTTTAACAACAGCCTAGCGACAATAGATTGGATCACGTTCGAGAAAGAAACCGGCAAAGCCTTAACCATGCAAATGACATGGATGGGACGTTTATATCAATGTGGTGTTGAAGGGGAGTGGTATGGGGCTGAGGAGTGTTGATATAAAAAAGCCGCTATCTAGCGGCTTTTAATTCACAAGTTAGATTTAATGATTAATTGATATGATGCCATCAATAGTGCCAAATAATTTATCTAATTGTTCTGGCGTTACATGTTTATGACCATACGCTTGTTTAACAAAATGTTTAAAAGCTATTTCTTCACCATGCCGTCTAATAAAACGAGCAATGTCCTGTTTTTCTCTTGTATCTTTTTTACGTAAAGCTATAGATTCACACTCAGATAAAGCGACTAAAGGATCGTCAAGTAATTTATTAAAATTATCTTTAGTAATTATATACTTATTACGTTTTGCATGTTTCCTAATCTCATTTAAGCAATTAACTTCAATTGCTGTTATAGGAAAGTAACGACGTAATCGACCTATTATGGCAGACAGTCTAATCATTGAATAATCAGCACCAATTTCATAATCTGAATTGGTAACAGACTTACCATCACATAATGCGGCTAGAACAATAATATCAGTATCATTAAGATCAAGTGCTATCTGATATAAAGAAGGGGTATCTAAAAAAAGATCGTATATTTTTTGACGAGATACTTCAGGTGTGTAATCAGTCGTTAACTTTAACATTATAACTCCGAATTTAATACGCTGGGATAGATATCCCATACATTAAGTACTGGTTAGGTACATACATTAAGTACTGGTTAGGTACATACATTAAGTACTGGTTAGGTACATATATTAAGTACTGGTTAGGTACTATATTAAGTACTGGTTAGGTACATATATTAAGTACTGGTTAGGTACTATATTAAGTACTGGTTAGGTACATATATTAAGTACTGGTTAGGTACTATATTAAGTACTGGTTAGGTACATATATTAAGTACTGGTTAGGTACTATATTAAGTACTGGTTAGGTACACAGGTATTATACCACTAAGTTATTGACGTGCAAATGCAAACGGCACCATTAACGATGCACAAAAAAACCTCGCTTAAATTCGGAAAAGCGAGGTTTTTTGTTGGTGTATTTCAACACCGATTAGTTAGCCACCACAGCTAATAAATCTACAATTCTAAGGTCAGCCACCACAGCCGACGGAGGAATTGTTATCTATTAAGAGTAGTATTTCAATATGCAGACAGTTCTATAAGTTAGGTGGTTAAATATAAGCCAACACTAACATCATATTGATAAGCATCGTCAAAATGAACCGCTATTTGTAGCTGTAAAGCCTTCTATAGACATAAAAGAACACTTTTGAGCCATGATGAACCATTGGTAATAAAATCGAACCACAGTGCTTAAACAAGCAAAAAAAATATTTATCGTTTGTAGTGATTAATGAAACACCATTAATAACCAAAAGCTATCAAGAATCAAAAGAACCATATAACCAATTGTTTAATAAACATTTAATTTAAATCTAATATTTACAAGAATAAGTAATTAAAAGAGCGATTCTAATTTACGCTTCACATACTTGAATATTAAACCCAACCTCTTTCTTATACGCTTCTTGCATAACCTTTTTGACTACCTCTACTTTACTAAGAGGACATCGAATTCCGTCATGATATGGAAGTGTTGGTATACCAAGAAGAGCTAACTCAGTTAAGCAGGTAGCCATAATTTGGCTATCTTTGTTTTGAAGAGTAAGGCCAATTTTGGGGGTGTGAAATAGATGCTGAATAGGATGATGTGTTAAATCTATAGCATATGCTAAATCTTTACCTTGAGTACCAAGAGGGATCCCTTCAACAACACCATCAGACCAAGATACACCTTTCCTAGTATTTGATTTCTTCCAAGCTAATACTTTTTTAATAAAATTTGGATTGCCAGATCTAGTGATATTTGCACACCATGCACCTCTATCCTCACTATTAATAAAAGATAACATAGCAAGTTTAATTACCTTACGATCATAGCCACTGACAAGATATGGATCATTTTCGAGCTGATAACTTTCAAGTGCATACAATAAGTGAAAATGCAGCGATTTATAATCAAGTTCTACCGTTGGTTCACCATCAATAAGGATATTAGCTCGCTTCTCCTTCTTTTCTGTTTGGCTATAAAAGTAAAACCTACCGCCATGTTTAAAGTCACCATTAAATATACGGCATACAAAAGGAATGACAGCTGAGCCATCACCAAAAAAAGCTTCAGATTGTAACCACAGTTTATTGTGTAAAGCCGCTGCTTTATTTAGCTCTTTTGTCCTTTTTGATTTCTTAAATGGAACCTTATTTTTTTGTTCATCGCGGAGAATAATAAAATCTTTATCGATATCTAGATGAGTACTGATTTTTTTTGCTTTAAGCTCAAGGACAAATTGGCTTGATAGCCAAACAATTGATGATTGTTTAGTAAAGCTACTTCTAACTCCTTTTACCCCTTCAGCTTTACCTGTACCAATAAGCCAATCAACTAACTTAACTGTCATTTGACAGTCTTTGCTAGCCCTACCATAGATAACAGCAGAGTTCGACTTACTTGCTTGAATAAGGTTTGCTAATAACGTACTCAACTTTGAACGGTATTTACTATTTTTACGTTTTGGGGAAAATTCAGAACTATAAAATTCTTCTAATTCAGTATTTGGGTCTTTGTTTAAAGACCAATAATCAACTAAATGAAATTGATTCATATCTATCAAGATAACTACTTCTTATATACAT
Proteins encoded in this region:
- a CDS encoding GspH/FimT family pseudopilin; the protein is MKIKGFTLLETIITISVLSILIAMAAPSFSSLFASNAMKRTSIELRGLIVAAKSEAVMRGTDVYLHTVGLTSTKTLTDNWCLIATTDATITDCDHSNTLYKVDGSQLQGMNIQRHSSYATIRIDKQDGKPDFNNSLATIDWITFEKETGKALTMQMTWMGRLYQCGVEGEWYGAEEC
- a CDS encoding metal-dependent hydrolase, translated to MKWLNHTLIAGALCAVVSPPHVAACVAGATAPDWMEYVAKALGKPVKHRGPTHIFTHWLIAAIAFTFVWDYHGLFMAFAWGGVSHILTDAMTVSGVPFSPYSDRRFHLFGGRFRTGDPIEYAISAAVIIACIGVSHITGSGSFSPFFFDWGGYYDEGLIDAAEWKANRFKLI